The Rhopalosiphum maidis isolate BTI-1 chromosome 1, ASM367621v3, whole genome shotgun sequence genome has a segment encoding these proteins:
- the LOC113561083 gene encoding uncharacterized protein LOC113561083, protein MRLAISLSVVLIACMVQSTYNLDCEQNQNGQSMSFFKTNGDLLLTGFFDVYDEKCSGPTSTGIHSMEMVATVVQLLNSIHYIPGITLGLTLYEVCSYRSSDLQKALISFVVDKDCNNSTIPIAIYTTEDIRAKISPSIGLDIPIITAGPIVDVDVHAEAAVKFLVVNNINVADVLVAQDLDVAQRFESIAKDNELCLNSTVLAHNFGNLNDSSVVIVMANKNIIKSIIESSSTVRIAHFIIIPLDGPLPPKPDFEYGSYVFQAYGSCPFVNGNNDSSNSNNISNSSHSGVTTAAPAEQLQVVSAQFVQTAVDVLRAVDTYLGNVVDDGDDECGRNSSTAQCGEAAANRSAASYYDVETVGRVLDRLLLLDGSGGEYNVTLVHVTEYGGSGQTVGGYAQDSNGTRRLWLQRDGGGGQLTYLGKCSETDGPCPTCRVRPTAAPPASPSYGPLLVTWKEDVWIASALTVSAVGATCAACIASFILVRVCKKDVMEGNPTFTLVLVAGTLLMYASAVPFAVRDTAAGWPRHAVCYAKLFGSSGSCAFVFSAMLARGMMIAACDCDSSFMSHVNGYLQTSLFAFTVGVQLALMVQFAAIHAAVAPSSDLCRVFVDGPLFLGTMSYDALLLVLLCITSPFVFRSKRNYREGACFAIATYLVSAVWLCWATSYAVLPRRWSDMCVMVGLTATATVVVVTVFIPRTYMMMFGIVREQITSSLPSLGYGHGGGGASVTDVNYRSTQALYDSVHVAAPKCQSSSFKGQSNPNYYSPAGSHIHSIPRSRPLTPVDEYDTPPSIDHRMTRF, encoded by the exons ATGCGGTTAGCAATAAGTCTGTCAGTTGTGTTAATAGCGTGCATGGTGCAATCGACGTATAATTTGGATTGTGAACAAAATCAAAATGGACAGTCCATGAGTTTTTTTAAGACGAATGGCGATCTTCTGTTAACTG GTTTTTTTGATGTTTACGATGAGAAATGCTCGGGTCCTACTTCTACAGGTATCCATTCAATGGAAATGGTAGCCACCGTTgtgcaattattaaattcaattcatTACATTCCGGGCATTACATTGG GATTAACTTTGTACGAAGTGTGTTCATACCGAAGTTCAGACCTCCAAAAAGCGTTGATATCGTTTGTTGTCGACAAAGATTGCAATAACTCGACAATACCAATTG CCATTTACACTACCGAAGATATACGAGCCAAAATCAGTCCGTCGATTGGTTTGGATATACCTATCATAACGGCAGGACCTATCGTTGACGTAGACGTCCATGCCGAAGCAGCCGTTAAGTTTctagttgtaaataatatcaatgtagCGGACGTATTAGTTGCGCAGGATCTGGATGTCGCTCAACGATTTGAAAGTATAGCCAAAGACAACGAATTGTGTTTGAACAGTACAGTCTTAGCTCATAATTTCGG GAATTTGAACGACTCCTCAGTAGTTATTGTTATGGCgaacaagaatattattaaatcaattatcgaATCGTCTTCCACCGTTCGAATAGCCCATTTCATCATAATACCACTGGATGGGCCGTTACCGCCAAAAccag ATTTTGAGTACGGGTCGTACGTGTTTCAAGCGTATGGCAGTTGCCCGTTCGTCAACGGCAACAACGACAGCAGTAACAGCAACAACATTAGCAACAGCAGCCACAGCGGCGTTACTACCGCGGCCCCAGCAGAACAGCTGCAGGTGGTGTCCGCGCAGTTCGTGCAGACGGCCGTGGACGTGCTGCGCGCGGTGGACACGTACCTCGGGAACGTGGtcgacgacggcgacgacgagTGCGGCCGGAACTCGTCCACGGCACAGTGCGGCGAGGCGGCGGCAAACCGATCGGCCGCGAGTTATTACGACGTAGAGACGGTGGGCCGGGTGCTGGACAGGCTGCTGTTGCTGGACGGCAGCGGTGGCGAGTACAACGTGACGTTGGTGCACGTGACCGAGTACGGCGGCAGCGGCCAAACGGTCGGTGGTTACGCGCAGGACTCGAACGGCACGCGCCGGCTGTGGCTGCAGCgggacggcggcggcggtcagCTGACGTATCTGGGCAAGTGCAGCGAGACGGACGGGCCGTGTCCAACGTGCCGGGTGCGGCCGACCGCGGCACCGCCCGCGTCCCCGTCGTACGGACCGCTGCTGGTGACGTGGAAGGAGGACGTGTGGATAGCGTCCGCGCTGACCGTGTCGGCGGTGGGCGCCACGTGCGCCGCGTGCATAGCGTCGTTCATACTGGTGCGGGTCTGCAAGAAGGACGTGATGGAGGGCAACCCGACGTTCACGCTCGTGCTGGTCGCCGGCACGCTGCTCATGTACGCCAGCGCCGTGCCGTTCGCGGTGCGCGACACCGCCGCCGGTTGGCCGCGGCACGCCGTGTGCTACGCCAAGCTGTTCGGCTCGTCGGGCAGCTGCGCTTTCGTGTTTTCCGCCATGCTGGCTCGGGGCATGATGATCGCCGCGTGCGACTGCGACTCGAGCTTCATGAGCCACGTGAACGGTTACCTGCAGACGTCACTGTTCGCGTTCACCGTGGGCGTGCAGCTGGCGCTCATGGTTCAGTTCGCGGCCATACACGCCGCCGTCGCGCCGTCGTCCGACCTGTGTCGGGTGTTCGTCGACGGTCCACTGTTCCTGGGCACGATGTCCTACGACGCGCTGCTGCTGGTGCTCCTGTGCATCACGTCGCCGTTCGTGTTCCGGTCGAAGCGCAACTACCGGGAGGGCGCGTGCTTCGCCATCGCCACTTACCTGGTGTCCGCCGTCTGGCTGTGCTGGGCGACGTCGTACGCGGTGCTTCCCAGACGGTGGTCCGACATGTGCGTGATGGTCGGCCTGACGGCAACCGCGACCGTGGTCGTGGTCACCGTGTTCATACCACGCACGTACATGATGATGTTCGGCATTGTCCGCGAACAGATCACCAGCTCGCTGCCGTCGCTCGGTTACGGTcacggtggcggcggcgctAGCGTCACCGACGTCAACTACCGGAGCACGCAGGCCCTGTACGATTCGGTTCACGTGGCCGCCCCCAAGTGCCAGTCGTCCAGTTTCAAAGGCCAGTCCAACCCGAACTACTACTCGCCGGCCGGGTCGCATATACACTCGATCCCGAGAAGCCGGCCACTGACTCCGGTCGACGAGTACGACACACCTCCGTCCATCGACCACAGGATGACCAGATTCTAA
- the LOC113549179 gene encoding synaptic vesicular amine transporter-like, with protein MSILSQNMESDLGVISVVYLSMFLDNVLLTVVVPIIPEHLYIQWIPNTTHLVTNVTRIDQPLLPSSLIKMKLQTLENENETIGVLLSSKAIVQLFMNPLVGILTSYVGYCLPIFIGSILLIIISVLFAYGETFISLLVARSLQGTASALISVSGMCLIADQKHMSDLRRSKVMGLVMGSIALGVLVGYPFGGILYYFVDKSTPFNVIICAITFNLGLQLYIFNFNLVQKVNSFNEILQLKQTYNDEHQSHFNNGNWKDLLKDGYILLITFSICLTSSAMAILEPFLPIWLIQIINPEKWQLGTVFIPDSLGYLIGTNFFGTLSYTMGQWRMAVLATLLVGLSAIMIPAATTTIGLVCPHFGLGLGIGIVDSALVPLLANLVDTRHPNVHYGSVYALQQTAVSLAYSFGPIFGGQVVKTLGFPCLMRTVGIINISYCCLLVFLSKVSNNKTEKINTDTSIPDYKSTSVISLFNKRIAYKKLDEMDENN; from the exons at GTCAattttatcacaaaatatgGAGAGCGATTTGGGTGTGATCTCTGTTGTCTACTTATCAATGTTTTTGGACAATGTACTATTGACTGTAGTTG tgCCAATTATTCCTGAACATCTATACATACAATGGATCCCCAATACAACGCATCTTGTAACTAATGTAACTAGAATAGACCAACCGCTTCTTCCTAG ttcatTGATCAAAATGAAATTGCAAACATtggaaaatgaaaatgaaacaatAGGCGTCTTGTTATCTTCAAAAGCTATTGTTCAGTTGTTTATGAATCCTTTAGTAGGAATTTTAACATCATATGTCGGATACTGTTTACCGATATTCATTGGATCAAttcttttgattataatatcagttt tgTTTGCGTATGGAGAGACTTTCATTTCATTACTAGTTGCTAGAAGTCTTCAAGGCACTGCTTCAGCACTAATCAGTGTTTCTG GTATGTGTTTAATTGCTGATCAAAAACATATGTCAGATTTAAGACGCAGTAAAGTAATGGGTTTAGTCATGGGAAGCATAGCCTTAGGTGTTTTAGTTGGTTATCCATTTGGTggcatactttattattttgttgacaaGTCGACACCattcaatgtaataatatgcgcAATAACGTTCAATTTAG gtttacagctttatatttttaattttaatctcgtgcaaaag GTAAATTCATTCAATGAGATATTgcaattaaaacaaacatataaTGATGAACATCAA TCTCACTTTAATAATGGCAACTGGAAAGATCTTTTAAAAGATGGATATATCCTGTTAATCACTTTTTCTATTTGTCTAACGTCATCTGCCATGGCCATTTTGGAACCATTTTTACCAATTTGgctcatacaaattataaacccAGAA AAATGGCAGCTGGGAACAGTTTTCATTCCGGATAGTCTTGGCTATTTAATTGGCACGAATTTCTTTGGCACTTTATCATACACAATGGGACAATGGAGAATGGCTGTACTAGCAACTCTGCTAGTTGGTTTGTCCGCAATTATG ATTCCGGCTGCTACAACAACAATAGGACTTGTTTGCCCACATTTTGGTTTGGGTCTGGGTATAGGAATAGTAGATTCGGCTTTGGTACCTCTGCTAGCGAATCTAGTTGACACCAGACATCCAAACGTGCATTATGGATCGGTATACGCACTCCAACAAACGGCCGTTAGTCTAGCATATTCTTTCG gtCCTATTTTCGGTGGTCAAGTCGTGAAAACTCTTGGATTTCCGTGTTTAATGAGAACTGTAGGAATCATAAACATATCTTATTGCTGTCtgttagtatttttaagtaaagttTCAAACAACAAAACGGAGAAG atCAATACTGATACATCTATTCCTGATTATAAGTCCACAAgtgttatatcattatttaacaaacgtattgcttataaaaaacttGACGAAAtggatgaaaataattaa